In the Candidatus Electrothrix sp. GW3-4 genome, one interval contains:
- a CDS encoding oligosaccharide flippase family protein: MLKSIIERTFIFFWQRIFHSDPSPQAQTQVKKFIIFGVGMLAARVFSTAAQIIMGRKLGPEVYGQLTMIILLSSYFSMPIVNGWGLVFIKIVSKEKEERKKRQALTSLLLVVFVSSLLVTTFLAVLQNYFVRLFNVTPQLMSLTLIMTIFYSWWILTKHIVQGREDWSAYVLIENIWALIVLFGVLGLFWGWYLADLVAVSYIFFLGYFFAGFCFSKKFFLALFEKIRLEYIRNILYQGYFLLLNGLVGMATFSIDRILINRTLGAEEVGVYQAHFLSTYGIISAFMTIILTYVFPIFCRSNNISELLGKFILFQYPITIFVSVTVGGFVLWMYSYPMSLGLFSSLCLFNAVQFHVQLKTYYLASKGANESKITFRSQLFFLVCNVLILVSLVQQLSILAGGISLLLAACASLAYLIKSEARLSHERTV; encoded by the coding sequence ATGCTGAAATCAATCATAGAACGTACTTTCATTTTTTTCTGGCAACGTATTTTCCATAGCGATCCTTCTCCCCAGGCACAAACGCAGGTTAAAAAATTTATAATTTTCGGGGTGGGAATGCTGGCGGCAAGAGTTTTCTCCACAGCCGCTCAGATTATTATGGGACGAAAGTTAGGGCCGGAAGTATATGGGCAACTTACCATGATTATTCTTTTATCTAGCTATTTTTCTATGCCTATAGTGAATGGTTGGGGGTTGGTTTTCATAAAAATCGTGTCAAAGGAGAAAGAAGAAAGAAAAAAACGACAGGCTTTAACATCTTTACTTTTGGTAGTTTTCGTCAGTTCTCTTCTTGTGACGACTTTTCTCGCTGTTTTGCAAAATTATTTTGTAAGATTGTTTAACGTCACACCACAGCTGATGAGCCTGACATTGATTATGACTATTTTTTACTCTTGGTGGATTTTAACAAAACATATCGTCCAAGGCAGGGAGGATTGGTCTGCTTATGTGCTTATCGAAAATATATGGGCTCTTATTGTGCTGTTTGGAGTATTGGGATTATTTTGGGGCTGGTATCTGGCAGACCTTGTTGCAGTCAGTTACATTTTTTTTCTAGGTTATTTTTTTGCTGGATTTTGCTTTTCAAAGAAATTTTTTTTGGCTCTCTTTGAGAAGATTAGATTGGAATATATTAGAAATATTCTTTATCAAGGATATTTTTTACTCCTCAATGGATTGGTAGGGATGGCCACTTTTAGCATCGATCGGATTCTTATTAATAGAACCCTTGGAGCTGAAGAAGTAGGGGTTTATCAGGCCCATTTTTTGTCTACCTATGGAATAATTAGCGCCTTTATGACGATTATTTTGACGTATGTTTTTCCAATATTTTGTAGAAGTAATAATATTAGTGAGTTGTTAGGAAAATTTATCCTTTTTCAGTATCCAATTACCATATTTGTATCAGTTACTGTAGGCGGGTTTGTTTTGTGGATGTACTCGTATCCAATGTCACTTGGGCTGTTTAGCAGTTTATGCCTGTTTAATGCTGTTCAATTTCATGTGCAACTGAAAACATATTATCTAGCTAGTAAAGGAGCTAACGAGAGTAAAATAACTTTTCGGTCACAGCTTTTTTTTTTAGTCTGCAATGTGCTTATACTCGTTAGTTTAGTGCAGCAGCTCAGTATTCTTGCCGGTGGCATATCTTTGCTGCTTGCAGCGTGTGCCTCACTCGCATATCTTATTAAATCTGAAGCTAGGCTCTCCCATGAAAGAACTGTATAA
- a CDS encoding class I SAM-dependent methyltransferase, which produces MKELYNNYYEEGFSLSKSQGLDLKSFELVARKYRWNYQRFFSSLPKNAKILDVGCGLGQFLFYLRKDGFSNTTGIDMSSTQIELALKMQPDVDFRHVVDSVDFCLQHEEKYDVVTMNDVLEHIEKEHLISFLQALYRSLKPNGLIIVKTINSACPLSHASRYLDLTHTISFHEKSLTQLFRHVGFVDIHCYQEEIGVYNLLFALKKSIVVAVRFFLRIMIYFSECDWQRIISVNLIACGKK; this is translated from the coding sequence ATGAAAGAACTGTATAATAATTACTATGAGGAAGGATTTTCGCTAAGCAAAAGTCAAGGCCTTGACTTGAAAAGTTTTGAGTTGGTAGCGAGAAAGTATAGATGGAACTATCAACGTTTTTTTTCTTCACTTCCTAAAAATGCTAAAATTCTTGACGTAGGATGCGGCTTGGGTCAGTTTCTTTTTTATTTACGAAAAGATGGGTTTTCAAATACTACCGGTATCGATATGTCGAGTACCCAGATAGAGCTTGCTTTAAAGATGCAGCCTGATGTTGATTTTCGTCATGTTGTTGACTCTGTTGATTTTTGTTTGCAGCACGAAGAAAAATACGATGTGGTCACAATGAACGATGTATTAGAACATATCGAGAAAGAACATCTTATTTCTTTTTTGCAAGCTTTGTATAGATCTCTCAAACCCAATGGACTTATTATTGTAAAAACTATTAACTCGGCCTGTCCGTTAAGTCATGCATCAAGGTATCTTGATTTAACACACACAATATCATTTCATGAAAAATCTTTAACTCAACTTTTTCGGCATGTAGGATTTGTTGATATTCATTGTTATCAAGAGGAAATAGGAGTCTATAATCTGCTTTTTGCACTTAAAAAGTCTATCGTCGTTGCTGTCCGTTTCTTTCTAAGGATAATGATTTATTTTAGTGAATGCGATTGGCAGAGAATTATTTCTGTAAATTTGATTGCTTGTGGCAAAAAATAA
- a CDS encoding VTC domain-containing protein, producing the protein MSHEYRYEIKFILNEINLTTALDWIYSHTFIREKYDGRFVNSLYLDDLYFQAVKDNLVGLSRRRKIRFRWYRDGDGIKRFALEYKNREGRLGYKEKFDLSLENRQKLLDQPICELIDSAQHLLTENPSINCLAHSYYTPVLHIEYYRQYFEDYQGVRVTFDRQVKFRSLTARGKIKEFPQITYPHIIMEIKFSPELKNYVEGILRFLPMTPKRHSKYLAGLAAFGFVSYI; encoded by the coding sequence GTGAGTCACGAATATCGTTACGAGATAAAATTCATTTTAAATGAGATAAACCTGACAACAGCACTAGATTGGATATATTCTCATACATTTATTCGGGAAAAATATGATGGACGATTTGTTAACAGCCTCTACCTTGACGATCTTTACTTCCAGGCAGTTAAAGACAATTTGGTTGGTCTATCAAGACGTCGAAAAATAAGATTTCGATGGTATCGCGATGGTGATGGGATAAAAAGGTTTGCACTTGAGTATAAAAACAGGGAAGGACGGTTGGGTTACAAGGAAAAATTTGATTTATCTTTAGAAAATAGACAAAAGTTACTGGACCAGCCGATTTGTGAACTCATTGACTCTGCTCAACATTTGCTTACCGAAAATCCGTCAATTAATTGCTTGGCGCATTCATATTATACCCCTGTGTTACATATTGAATATTACAGGCAGTACTTTGAAGATTACCAAGGGGTACGGGTGACATTTGATAGACAGGTTAAGTTCAGGAGCCTTACTGCAAGAGGAAAGATTAAAGAGTTTCCTCAAATTACATATCCTCATATTATTATGGAGATCAAATTTTCACCAGAGCTCAAAAACTATGTCGAAGGCATATTAAGATTTTTGCCAATGACCCCAAAAAGACATTCAAAATATCTTGCTGGCTTAGCAGCTTTTGGTTTTGTTTCATATATTTGA
- a CDS encoding right-handed parallel beta-helix repeat-containing protein codes for MLDPGFSSIKSLYLDLKERDGKARIEKCYDIIKGYIVGFPERPFLERLDFDIDFLEYQKIMKDRDRAIAAGMLIDPTTVKGKIRFNNQTYKVKLRLKGDLGDHWISKQRVSLRVSIKGKKTILGFKKFSIHKPRARQHPFDATFQALARHAGGLSPQHKYVRVYVNGSSWGVMNMEEHISKELLEKQNVKDSLVVKFSNDKKWLTEKNTKLPAGYRLSDSLLNLSVFGEKKYLTKKNYRKQFTYIAQERLKENHAHLYSIDQYSKILLLAALWNNYHTLANTNCRHYYNPYTLKLEPLTTDQGKFLPIETDKQGHWVPIGYTPFNQPEFRDILSSEAFERNFQNNVGKVKKAIHFLGKELNYYHSFFPLDKYEDTGIVYNNFQIVNRYQGGFFEQNNLNSQGAKEIDVQKKISTREAAVLSKHIHVRHYDNGILELYNLLKEPVTLKKIFFNGKNQLVNDIVIPGYTNYRPYIIKTKITGVQDNDIIVETEFKGHVRKVDSGITLISDGISNPLLNATPDDLPFLQRTKRNSWKILPGSWDIKEPLTVNGSLQISPGTTLRFAEKAYLIIKGSIDARGKEGKGIVLESQKNGWWKGIYIINAEEKSYLENIIIRHTKRLEDGILSLTGGVTFYSSNIVMKNIIFDGSQAEDALNIVHSTFSLSNIEIQSTASDAFDSDFSSGKVQNSSFKRINGDGVDFSGSSVTLTHNEFVDIKDKAVSVGEASSVHVLSCYLKNVGVGIAVKDGSRATFEGSTVDGYTLSAAMSYIKKDFYDSPLLLIKNSEFGENTQTTFMRQIGTSMLMDGEEVSATDFDTKDLYETEIMKK; via the coding sequence ATGCTAGATCCTGGATTTTCATCTATAAAAAGTCTCTATTTGGACCTGAAGGAGCGTGACGGGAAGGCAAGGATTGAAAAATGTTATGATATCATTAAGGGCTATATAGTCGGCTTTCCAGAACGTCCCTTTCTGGAACGATTAGATTTTGATATAGATTTTCTTGAATATCAAAAAATTATGAAGGATAGAGACAGGGCAATTGCAGCTGGAATGCTCATAGATCCAACAACAGTAAAAGGGAAAATAAGGTTTAATAATCAAACGTATAAAGTGAAGTTACGACTGAAAGGAGACCTTGGAGATCATTGGATAAGTAAACAACGGGTTAGCTTACGGGTTAGCATTAAAGGTAAAAAAACAATATTGGGATTTAAAAAGTTTTCTATTCATAAACCAAGAGCTAGGCAGCATCCTTTTGATGCAACTTTTCAAGCCCTTGCACGTCACGCTGGTGGTCTATCGCCTCAGCATAAATATGTACGTGTTTATGTTAATGGCAGCAGTTGGGGAGTAATGAATATGGAAGAGCATATTTCTAAAGAATTACTTGAAAAGCAGAATGTTAAAGATTCTTTAGTTGTTAAGTTCTCAAATGACAAAAAATGGCTTACGGAGAAAAATACAAAACTACCCGCCGGGTACCGACTGAGCGACAGCCTTCTCAATCTCAGTGTATTTGGTGAAAAAAAATATTTAACAAAAAAAAATTACAGGAAGCAATTTACATATATTGCTCAAGAGAGACTTAAAGAGAATCATGCTCATCTTTACAGTATAGATCAATACAGTAAAATTTTGCTACTTGCAGCTTTGTGGAATAATTATCATACGCTGGCAAATACAAACTGCAGACATTACTATAATCCTTACACGTTGAAGCTGGAACCTCTCACTACCGATCAAGGTAAGTTTCTGCCAATCGAAACAGACAAACAAGGTCATTGGGTCCCAATAGGCTATACTCCTTTTAACCAGCCTGAGTTTCGTGATATTTTATCAAGTGAAGCTTTTGAAAGAAATTTTCAGAATAATGTAGGGAAAGTTAAAAAAGCGATTCATTTCTTAGGGAAAGAGCTTAACTACTATCATAGCTTTTTTCCATTAGATAAATACGAAGATACTGGTATCGTTTATAATAATTTTCAAATAGTTAACAGATATCAGGGTGGTTTTTTTGAGCAAAATAACCTTAACTCTCAGGGAGCTAAGGAGATAGATGTTCAAAAAAAAATTTCTACCAGAGAAGCAGCGGTCTTATCGAAACATATTCATGTTCGCCACTACGATAATGGAATTTTGGAGTTGTACAATCTTTTAAAGGAACCTGTGACGTTAAAAAAAATTTTCTTTAACGGTAAAAATCAGCTGGTCAACGATATTGTAATACCAGGATATACCAACTATCGTCCCTATATTATTAAAACAAAAATAACAGGAGTTCAAGATAATGATATAATTGTAGAAACAGAGTTTAAGGGGCATGTTAGAAAAGTTGACTCCGGCATCACGTTAATTTCTGATGGTATATCAAATCCCTTACTGAATGCAACGCCTGATGATTTACCCTTCCTGCAGCGCACCAAAAGAAATAGCTGGAAAATACTTCCAGGGAGTTGGGATATTAAAGAGCCCTTGACGGTGAATGGCTCTTTACAAATATCACCAGGAACAACTTTGCGTTTTGCCGAGAAAGCATATTTAATCATTAAGGGAAGTATAGACGCTAGAGGAAAAGAAGGGAAAGGTATTGTATTAGAATCTCAAAAAAATGGGTGGTGGAAAGGAATATATATTATTAATGCAGAAGAAAAATCATATCTAGAAAATATAATTATACGCCATACTAAAAGACTTGAAGATGGTATACTCTCACTTACTGGTGGGGTTACTTTCTATTCTTCAAACATTGTAATGAAAAATATCATATTTGATGGATCTCAAGCTGAAGACGCTTTAAATATTGTTCACTCTACTTTTTCTCTGTCGAATATTGAAATTCAGTCCACTGCGTCCGATGCTTTTGATAGCGATTTTTCATCAGGAAAAGTACAGAATTCATCCTTTAAAAGGATAAATGGCGATGGTGTCGATTTTTCAGGAAGCTCTGTTACGCTAACTCATAACGAATTTGTCGATATAAAAGATAAAGCTGTCTCGGTGGGTGAGGCGAGTAGCGTGCATGTATTGAGCTGTTACCTGAAAAATGTCGGCGTAGGGATTGCTGTAAAGGACGGAAGCCGGGCGACATTTGAAGGTTCCACGGTAGATGGCTATACGTTGAGTGCTGCTATGAGTTATATAAAAAAAGATTTTTATGATTCACCGTTGCTGCTCATAAAGAATTCTGAGTTTGGTGAAAATACGCAAACGACTTTTATGCGTCAGATAGGAACATCCATGTTGATGGATGGTGAAGAAGTGTCGGCAACAGACTTTGACACTAAAGATTTGTATGAGACAGAGATTATGAAGAAGTGA